The following are encoded together in the Kribbella sp. CA-293567 genome:
- a CDS encoding VanZ family protein — protein sequence MTGTDSRTAWFWRAAFVAACLIHLYGVYAPQQAGSGVQFPYADKLAHLLLFGSVAYLGLRSGVPARWLLPIVAANAVVSEVVQHYWLPSRSGDVFDTLADLCGLTLGAWLGFRALHAQPRTQKDAGHDMMGT from the coding sequence TTGACCGGGACCGACTCCCGTACAGCCTGGTTCTGGCGGGCCGCCTTCGTGGCGGCCTGCCTGATCCACCTGTACGGCGTGTACGCGCCGCAGCAGGCCGGGTCCGGCGTCCAGTTCCCGTACGCCGACAAGCTGGCGCACCTGCTCCTGTTCGGCTCCGTCGCGTATCTCGGCCTGCGCAGCGGCGTACCGGCGCGGTGGTTGCTGCCGATCGTCGCCGCGAACGCGGTGGTCAGCGAGGTCGTCCAGCACTACTGGCTGCCGTCCCGCAGCGGGGACGTCTTCGACACGCTCGCCGACCTGTGCGGGCTGACACTCGGCGCCTGGCTCGGGTTTCGCGCACTCCACGCGCAGCCCCGGACCCAAAAAGACGCTGGGCACGACATGATGGGGACATGA